CCAGCTAACATCTTCTAAACGATTCCTAGCAGAGTTGCAACTTTCGCGATGGCGATTTTTCGATGATTCCCAAAGACTAGGTTTCGTAACTGCGCGAGACGCGTTTAAGGGTGGAATCACTCTCGATAATAAACCAATTAACATTCAGCGATCCCTGTGGTAACGTCTACCACGTCTCTGCGACTGGTTCGTGGTGCACGagtaaaaaaagaaacgcgTCGTTTGATGTTCACAGCGAACCGGCAGATGGACGTGGCTCTCTACGTTGGCTTGACTGTCGCGTGTGTGGTAATCGGCGGCCTGGCATTTTTCTTAGCGAAGCTTCTGAGGCGCAAAGGTCGGGATCATTCCCTTTACTCCATGGCCCGTAACGGTAAGCATTTCACAGATGGGGaaggaaaaaaggaagaaggCCAGCCGCGTTGGCTCACCGCGGACGAAGGAGCGAGACGGTTCCGCGGCTGGACGCGTCTAATTACGCGCGTTACGCGTGCAGAGCCGACAGCACGCGATGAACGCGAACTCGTTTTCGGTCCTTCGCTCGCTGCACGCGATTAAAAACGATGCTATTTCGAAGTTTGATCGACACCGCCGGTTCGCCACTTTCATCTACGTGGTCGAGCGGTATCGTTCCGTCGTCGCCGTTGTCGCCCCCTCCGGGCGAAATTACAGGGCTCGCTTCGGTCGAACAATACCGCTGATTCGATCGCGCGAAAAGTTCAGAGCGCACTGAACGAAGCGTAAAAACAGCTCGATCGAACAGTAATTTACGGTGAGCCGCGTCACTTTCAATTTCGTCGAATCAACCCATATTATCCGATCCAAGCGAACGGTGTAATTTCGCGTTCGATGGTGTAGAAATTTCATTTACTTTTCGGTTTGAGCTAATTGCGTAGTAGTGCTTGTTGAACAAGAGCAGGGACCCAGCTGGACCGGTGCAGCGATTTGGCAAACAGTTTGTCGATAATTTATAACCGAAACCTATCTGGTTCATCGAAACCAATCGACTCGACCTTGGCAAACGCGAAATCCTCGGGAGAACGACCCAAAGAACGATGAAAGTGGCGAACGTGGTCTGGCCTGAAATCGGAATAGTATCACAGCGGCGTCTGTCCGCAGCGCGCAGAGATACCCACGAGCCGTGGCTCGGCGGTGTGCGTTTCAGAATTCCAGCCGGAGTTCTTCCCGGAGCAGGACAAGAAGTTGAGCCTACAGCCGGACGTAACGGCGACGAGCGTGCCGGCCTGCTACGAGTATCCTTTCGACCCGAAGCTGTCGATGTCGAGATCCCTCTCCGAGCACCACTACGACGTCCCCCACCTATCGATCGCGCCCCAGCCCTCGCCAATATCGCCAACCCCAAGCACCTCGACCCAGGAGTCGTGCAGCGACAAGCAGATCCATTCCGACTGCGAGAACAGCGTCACTAGCTCGTACCCGTCCTCCGACTCGACGTACAACGTCGCCTCGGAGAGCGTACGGCTACCGAAGCTCGAGACCGGAAACGTGGCAGGGGCTGCGGTGAACACGCGCGGCGCTCTCCTGGTGTTGCCGGACGCGGGCATATCGATGTCTGTGCCCGAGGGAGCCGTGCCCAAGCCACTCAGGGAGGAACTCTACCTGGCGGTGCTGAACGAGGATCGCTTTAGGCCTCGATTACCCGGTAAGTGGTGCGTGCATTATTAATTGCCGCGCGCTGTCCGTGACGGTTCCGGTGGAACGAACGCCTCATCGATCGCGCGGCTCGATTGCGATTCAATTGACGCGGCGACACGGCCGGGCTCGATCGAGTGCTCTGCCGGGTGTCTTTCAGGCGAGACGCGGGATTACAGCCGCGCCGTTTCTCACCGAGCGTTACCGTAAATCGCGATACGCGTAACGAACGACCGCGTGGCACGAGAAACCTTCGATAGACCGTAAGCGGCCTTCGCGGCGATATTTCACGCCTCCTGGACAAATGACGCGAACTGGACGCCTCTCTGTTTTTCCGTCCCCCCTTGTAGACGGTATCACGCAGCTATCCGCGGTGGTTACCTGCGGCCCTTCCTCGGCGACCTTCAACAAGCCTGTGATCCTGCAATTCGAGCACTGCGCGATGCTCCATCCGGCCACGTGGGAGCTCAGCGTCTGGGCCTGCGACGGGTTGAGCGTCGAGGATGGGACAGCGATCGCGTCCGCCAAGGATCATCAATCGATCACGTGGACGAGGGTGTTGACGTTGGGCAACGAGACGATTAACACGCCGCTGTTCACGCAGTTGGATCACGCGGAGGCGTTCATCGTGACCGAGCAGCTCAGGGGTTACGTTCTAGCCGGGCAGAGTTGCGAGAACGTGATGGCGACCAAGAGATTGCGGCTGGCGTTGTTCGCCAGCCAAGCTGGACAATGTTGCGTAAGAGTGTACGCGGTCGAGGACACGAAAGCCGCCATGAAAGCGATCGCCGATAGAGAGGCCCAGATCAGGGGATATCTGCTCGACAAACCAAGGACCCTGCTGTTCCAAGACAACGGTGAATCCCTCTGCGTCAGCCTGGAAGAAGTTGGCAACGAGTGGCAGAGCAAATCGCCCACCGAGCGACAGGAGATCTCGTTCAGAGACATGTGGAACTGCCTGGAGAACACGAAACACGTCACTTTCGGATTGGACACCGCGTTCGGACCGACTACCAGCAGAAGCTACAAGCTTCAGGTGTCGCAGGGGAACTCGGACACCAGGCAGGTGTTCAGGATCGTCTACGACGGCGCGAAGCAATTGATCTCGTCTGGGAGCGTGACCAGACCGCTCAGAGAGGTGACCGTGGTCAGCAGCGGGCATGCTAATAACGCGACCACCGACTCAACCACCCTTAGACCGTTTCGGTTCACCAGGTCCCTGAGGAAGCAACTGTGCCAGTGCTTGGACCCGCCAAACGCCCTAGGCAACGACTGGAGGATGCTGGCGCAGAGGCTTCAGGTTGACAGGTTAGCAATCTTCTAGAACAACCGCGTTTTGCTTGCGGCTAGTATACCTGCGCGAtggtagcatggaagcgtctgaCGGGCTGTGTCCTCCGGGGACAACGATAGTTTCTTTAAACGCTCCGTTCGCACGGCTTTTAAAGCAATTGCTTTCCTCTGGGGTTCGCGTTGGTCTCGACGAACGTTATTACGTTCCGGGAGTTCTTGTTTCGTTCGACGCGAAGATTCAACTAAATCGATCCTGATCTAACTTTTTTGTtctattttaatttctgttCCGACGCAACTTTCTACTCTCGATACTCGACGATGGAAAACACCATGCACGATCCCTTCGATTTCCAGGTACATCAACTACTTCGCGACCAAATCCAGCCCCACAGAGCACATCCTGGACCTGTGGGAGGCGAAGCACCACGAGCCGACCGCGGTTACCGATCTTCTGAATCACCTTCGAGTGATGGGCAGAACCGACGCGGCCACGATCCTCGAGGCTCAGCTGGGCCCGTGGCTCTGAACGAACGGAACCCTGGCGAACCTCGTTACGTTTCCTGTGGTGAGTGACAGTCCGCGAACGACTCGAGTGAACAGAAGTGTGGTGAACTGTACACGCTGTTCGACGAAAGGAGACGCCGATTCTCCGCACGAACTCATCGAACCACTGCCTTAATTTGCGCGGGACGCCACCCGCTTCGTCCCTTTTActttctattttctttttttttttttctttactctcttttcttttcctttctctcttgTACATAGACACTTCCGTTTGTAAGATGAACGTTGCTCGACGCGAGATCATCGGGTCTGTACCGTGAGGATCGTATTGTAATAATCGTGAAACGAAGTTAAACTAGAGACTGTGCGTTTAGATGGTTATATATGTGTAAATACGTGCTAAGGACTGGCGACGCAGATGCGAATGGATCTATCCATTTAGGCGGatgtttatatatataaatatatataaatatatatatatagttagatagatagatagagaacatcgagaaaaaaaaaggaacgaacgACGAGGAGAGAAGAAAATGGAACGGGGACCGTTCCGACGACGCGATACAAGAAAAGCAAAACGAGAAAAGAAACACGGTGAAAACGAGAGGAAGGGGATGGTGTTTTTATCGATTTGTTATGTGTACGGATGCACGAGCACACACGCGAGTGGCCATCGGTTTCCTGGAAGGATGATCGTGCCAAAATTACTCTAACTCACTCTCGGTTTCGAAACTCACGAACCCGTTTCCGTTGATGTTTGTATGTTTGTTGAAAGAAATGAGAAAGGGAGCGAGAAAAGAGAAACGCGGCCGCGGCTCCATTCGCGCGCACGTCGACAATACACACTGCCCAGCCGCGCGCTCGGTTTCCTCGAACGCGCGGGCAAGAACGGAAGGGCGGATCGGAAGGGCGGAAGTTCGATCGCTTAGAACGACCTCGATTCGCGGTTAAAAGGAAAAATCGGAtgatttcttttttcatttaaaTCGACGCAAGTTTATTTGGAGGATTTGTATATTTGTTACTTTCGACGAATAAAatattcttgtatacctcgaaacGGGCGTTATTCGGTTATTTCAGTTCACCAACCCCAACCCCCTCTGCTCCTTTCTTCGCGCGTCCATGATTTTCGACGAGGAATCTCAATTTCAAATACTTGCTCGACGATCATTTCAATTGCAAACGAACGATGTAACACGCGTTGGAATTATTATTCtcgatacgaggtattcatgagcaAGCAGAAAGAAAAACAGTGGGATTTGGTTCGAGCTGAATCTGGATCCGACCCGGCATAAGTATGGATTAGGCCCGCCTTATGTTAGAATAAATAGGGGCTGGCCTGGATCAGGTCCCGAATAAGTACGGATTAGGTCTACAAACACGAGAAATGAACCGGGCACGACTGTCTAACGCGGTAAGTAATTAAAAGCTAAACAAACGGCGGAGATCCCCTGGCACTGATTAGCTGATTCTTTATTTATTAAACGTTTCGCCCCTTGAACCCAACCGGGAATATACCTCTCATAAATAGAAGCTCTATAGCCTCGCGATGTATTCCTCGCGTCTTTGTACAGCAACCCAGTGTTAAATTTCTTCGTAACAGGATCATAATTGTTAGCCGAAGGTTCAGCTAATATTCTACGCGAAAGTCTTCCCTAAATAAGAAACCCTACAGAGGCGACATGTAACGCGATACGAACACCGTCTAATACTCCAGGAGACGCGAGAAGAATGCTGCCTCGAAAGGGTTACCGTGAGTCAGCGTAGATCGTCGACCACCATCGGTCCTGACGGCTAAATGGTCCCAGAGTTTCTGGACGACCGTGTCGCGTACCTCCATTACCGAGTTCCGATTCTGTGAAATCGGATAACTGTTTTCGCCGTGGCCGTGCGTGCGCTTAATACGTCCGCGAATTAGTTTGAAACCTTTTACCTGAGTAACGTCGTTCCTAGAACGGTGGACGTGCTCCGGAAATTCAGTGACGAGGCctgttaacaaaaaaaaaattgtccCAATAAATATTACCGCTTCGTTTTTCTGCGACGCGCGAAATTGATGAAACGCTTCGCGATATTTTATATCATTCGCGGACTGGCGTACGCTCGGAGAGGCGCGAGCCGAAAAAACTCATCGAGAGGTGGCCAGCTCCATATTTCAACGAGCCACGAGGAAAGAAAATTACATTTCCTTCGGTAATCGCTTCAGGGAACACGATTTGTTGCGCGGCTGTATGCCACATAAATCTAAGTAAATACAGTTTCATGACCGTTGTAGGAGCACGCAACGCGGCTCAATCAaaccgacgacgaggacgagagGGCGATTCAGCCGGCCGCGCGGCGATCTATCAGGCACGAAACGCCGTCTGTCACGGTCTTTCACGGAAGACACAATGGCTGCCGCAAATGCATTTTATCGACGTATCGTCAATAATTTCCAGCGAAAGACTCTCTTTACTGCCACCCACCCGCTTCGCACCCCCTTTCCCTCTTCCATTCTCCAGTCAGCCATTGGTCCCGGCGACGACACGGACGCTCCTCCACTTCAATTCCGCCGTTTCCTCCGCCGAGTCAGACTCGACGAAGACGAAACGTTTTGTCCTCTTCGAGGTGGTGTACACTCTGCTACGTCCTCTACCCCTATCAAGCTAGGGAGACGCTACCCCCGGAGAATGTCCCCCGACTTTTCGCGTTTTTCCGTGCGTGTGTATACGTGCGTACGGCACTGAGAGACGGGCGACAATGAACGGCGAACGTAGCAATTTCGAAATGTCGATACCAGTCACGCGTATAGCTTTCCCGCGGGTTTTTCTCGGTCTGGCTGCGAGCGCATCTTCCTGCGCTTCCTCTCGGCCTTCCAACGTGCCATTTCGTGTTTTCTCGATGGTAACCTTTGCTGTATCGTTATTCGAACAGCTCcaattcttttttctctctctttgctGTTGAATCCAGAGTGtcgacaattttttttttaaataacgtgTCTGAATTGAGTGGAAGAGAGTTGGAATCGAAGGTATGCTAGCTAGAGACTGCGTGATAACCTCGGCTATCTCATGAGAGCGCTTCCGCATTGCTTTCATTGAGCAAGACAAATTTCTATGAGTTACTGACAAGAGTTTTTATGAATGGACCTTCTCGGACAACGGTACGAGCCTCTTCTTTATCTTCAATTGGTCCATGTAACGTTCAAAGTCTGACTTCGACGATAACCTAGCCAATCCAAAGATAAAACGGCATCcctaaaaaaaattataatcgACACGTATCTCTCAT
This sequence is a window from Xylocopa sonorina isolate GNS202 chromosome 6, iyXylSono1_principal, whole genome shotgun sequence. Protein-coding genes within it:
- the LOC143424385 gene encoding netrin receptor UNC5C isoform X3 is translated as MRPKSCSLFLLFCVLLPGLVRPFTSGEEGEDAAEDEDSYLEEDDVPSATIATDTELISEAGGHLPVFLTEPVNSFVVKNKPTTLHCKAAHALQIYFWCNNARADDAQQQDFVDPHTGTRIVDCELNVTRDHIEEYFGRDKFKCECIAWSGSGQIKSQPATVDVAYLKKQFESPPYSVSVEAGQSTELRCLPPVGVPQPRVYWLRNNVPVDTESDTLLVSSEGHLLVGQAKLSHQANYTCVAENIAAKRLSEPVSLTVYVNGGWSSWSAWSECHSRCAKGGQKRTRTCTNPAPMNGGQPCLGPSQQKMDCNTACPVVDGAWSRWSAWSVCGTDCTHTRRRSCDEPPPSHGGRLCQGRDISVANCTGGMCNNGNAKMGGAHLTEEANRQMDVALYVGLTVACVVIGGLAFFLAKLLRRKGRDHSLYSMARNEFQPEFFPEQDKKLSLQPDVTATSVPACYEYPFDPKLSMSRSLSEHHYDVPHLSIAPQPSPISPTPSTSTQESCSDKQIHSDCENSVTSSYPSSDSTYNVASESVRLPKLETGNVAGAAVNTRGALLVLPDAGISMSVPEGAVPKPLREELYLAVLNEDRFRPRLPDGITQLSAVVTCGPSSATFNKPVILQFEHCAMLHPATWELSVWACDGLSVEDGTAIASAKDHQSITWTRVLTLGNETINTPLFTQLDHAEAFIVTEQLRGYVLAGQSCENVMATKRLRLALFASQAGQCCVRVYAVEDTKAAMKAIADREAQIRGYLLDKPRTLLFQDNGESLCVSLEEVGNEWQSKSPTERQEISFRDMWNCLENTKHVTFGLDTAFGPTTSRSYKLQVSQGNSDTRQVFRIVYDGAKQLISSGSVTRPLREVTVVSSGHANNATTDSTTLRPFRFTRSLRKQLCQCLDPPNALGNDWRMLAQRLQVDRYINYFATKSSPTEHILDLWEAKHHEPTAVTDLLNHLRVMGRTDAATILEAQLGPWL
- the LOC143424385 gene encoding netrin receptor UNC5C isoform X2; translated protein: MRPKSCSLFLLFCVLLPGLVRPFTSGEGEDAAEDEDSYLEEDDVPSATIATDTELISEAGGHLPVFLTEPVNSFVVKNKPTTLHCKAAHALQIYFWCNNARADDAQQQDFVDPHTGTRIVDCELNVTRDHIEEYFGRDKFKCECIAWSGSGQIKSQPATVDVAYLKKQFESPPYSVSVEAGQSTELRCLPPVGVPQPRVYWLRNNVPVDTESDTLLVSSEGHLLVGQAKLSHQANYTCVAENIAAKRLSEPVSLTVYVNGGWSSWSAWSECHSRCAKGGQKRTRTCTNPAPMNGGQPCLGPSQQKMDCNTACPAGAQEEFTNTLVVDGAWSRWSAWSVCGTDCTHTRRRSCDEPPPSHGGRLCQGRDISVANCTGGMCNNGNAKMGGAHLTEEANRQMDVALYVGLTVACVVIGGLAFFLAKLLRRKGRDHSLYSMARNEFQPEFFPEQDKKLSLQPDVTATSVPACYEYPFDPKLSMSRSLSEHHYDVPHLSIAPQPSPISPTPSTSTQESCSDKQIHSDCENSVTSSYPSSDSTYNVASESVRLPKLETGNVAGAAVNTRGALLVLPDAGISMSVPEGAVPKPLREELYLAVLNEDRFRPRLPDGITQLSAVVTCGPSSATFNKPVILQFEHCAMLHPATWELSVWACDGLSVEDGTAIASAKDHQSITWTRVLTLGNETINTPLFTQLDHAEAFIVTEQLRGYVLAGQSCENVMATKRLRLALFASQAGQCCVRVYAVEDTKAAMKAIADREAQIRGYLLDKPRTLLFQDNGESLCVSLEEVGNEWQSKSPTERQEISFRDMWNCLENTKHVTFGLDTAFGPTTSRSYKLQVSQGNSDTRQVFRIVYDGAKQLISSGSVTRPLREVTVVSSGHANNATTDSTTLRPFRFTRSLRKQLCQCLDPPNALGNDWRMLAQRLQVDRYINYFATKSSPTEHILDLWEAKHHEPTAVTDLLNHLRVMGRTDAATILEAQLGPWL
- the LOC143424385 gene encoding netrin receptor UNC5C isoform X1, with the protein product MRPKSCSLFLLFCVLLPGLVRPFTSGEEGEDAAEDEDSYLEEDDVPSATIATDTELISEAGGHLPVFLTEPVNSFVVKNKPTTLHCKAAHALQIYFWCNNARADDAQQQDFVDPHTGTRIVDCELNVTRDHIEEYFGRDKFKCECIAWSGSGQIKSQPATVDVAYLKKQFESPPYSVSVEAGQSTELRCLPPVGVPQPRVYWLRNNVPVDTESDTLLVSSEGHLLVGQAKLSHQANYTCVAENIAAKRLSEPVSLTVYVNGGWSSWSAWSECHSRCAKGGQKRTRTCTNPAPMNGGQPCLGPSQQKMDCNTACPAGAQEEFTNTLVVDGAWSRWSAWSVCGTDCTHTRRRSCDEPPPSHGGRLCQGRDISVANCTGGMCNNGNAKMGGAHLTEEANRQMDVALYVGLTVACVVIGGLAFFLAKLLRRKGRDHSLYSMARNEFQPEFFPEQDKKLSLQPDVTATSVPACYEYPFDPKLSMSRSLSEHHYDVPHLSIAPQPSPISPTPSTSTQESCSDKQIHSDCENSVTSSYPSSDSTYNVASESVRLPKLETGNVAGAAVNTRGALLVLPDAGISMSVPEGAVPKPLREELYLAVLNEDRFRPRLPDGITQLSAVVTCGPSSATFNKPVILQFEHCAMLHPATWELSVWACDGLSVEDGTAIASAKDHQSITWTRVLTLGNETINTPLFTQLDHAEAFIVTEQLRGYVLAGQSCENVMATKRLRLALFASQAGQCCVRVYAVEDTKAAMKAIADREAQIRGYLLDKPRTLLFQDNGESLCVSLEEVGNEWQSKSPTERQEISFRDMWNCLENTKHVTFGLDTAFGPTTSRSYKLQVSQGNSDTRQVFRIVYDGAKQLISSGSVTRPLREVTVVSSGHANNATTDSTTLRPFRFTRSLRKQLCQCLDPPNALGNDWRMLAQRLQVDRYINYFATKSSPTEHILDLWEAKHHEPTAVTDLLNHLRVMGRTDAATILEAQLGPWL